The Streptomyces sp. V3I7 genome segment TCCTCGACCTGGTGGAGCGCCTGCGCGAGCGCGGCCACGCCGTCATCCTCATCAGCCACAACATGGCGGACGTCAAGGCCGTGGCGGACAAGGTCGCGGTGCTGCGCCTGGGCCGCAACAACGGTGTGTTCGAGGTCAAGACGACCTCGCAGGAGGAGATCATCTCCGCCATCACCGGCGCCACCGACAACGCGGTCACCCGCCGCGCGGCGCGTACGAACGGGGAGGACTCCAAGTGACCGTCGAGAAGACCTCCGCAGCCCCGCAGGACGCGCACGCCGTCGAGAACCCCGAGGCGGCCGCCGCCGCGGTGACCGCGGTCGACCCGCGCCTCCTGGTCCGCGAGCAGGGCCTCGCGGGCTACCTCGGTGAGTTCCGGCGCAAGATGAAGGCCGGCGAACTGGGTTCCATCCCGGTCGTCATCGGCCTGATCGCCATCTGCGTGATCTTCCAGAGCCTGAACTCCAACTTCCTGTCCGCGCAGAACCTGAGCGACATCACCGTCACGATGGTCGGCACGGGCATGATCTCCGTCGGCATCGTCTTCGTGCTGCTGCTCGGCGAGATCGACCTGTCGGTCGGCTCGGTCAGCGGCGCGGCCAGCGCCATCGCGGCCGTCATCGCGGTCAACGAGGGACTGCCCGAGTGGCTGGCGATCCTGGTCGCCATCGTCGCGGGCCTCGCCGTCGGCGCGCTGCACGGCTTCTTCTTCGCGGTGCTCGGCGCCCCCGCCTTCGCCGTGACCCTGGCCGGCCTGCTGTTCTGGCTCGGCTTCATGCTCAAGATCCTGGGCGAGAACGGCACGATCAACCTCGACAGCGACGGTCTGATCGGCAAGCTGACGACGTACTTCTTCGCGGACGTGGCCGCCGCGTACGGGCTGGCCGCCGTCGTGGTCGCGGTGTTCTTCCTCACCTCGTTCCTCGGCAACCGGCGCCGTGAGGCCGTGGGCGTCCCGTCCCGGCCGCTCAGCGACACGATCATGCGCACCGTGCTGCTCGCCGTGGTCTGCTTCGCCGCCGCCTACATGTACAACCAGTACAAGGGCCTGCCGCTGGCCACCGTGATCTTCCTGGTCTTCCTGGTCGGCACCGATTTCCTGCTGCGCCGCACCGCCTACGGCCGCAAGATCTTCGCGCTCGGCGGCAGCGTCGAGGCCTCCCGGCGTGCCGGTATCAACGTCACGGCAGTACGGATCTCCGTCTTCGCCCTCTCCGGCGGCTTCGCCGCGATCGGCGGCCTCTTCCTGGCCTCCAAGATCGCGTCGGCCAACCAGAGCGCGGGCACCGGCGACCTCCTCATGAACGCGATCGCCGCCGCGGTCATCGGCGGTACGTCGCTGTTCGGCGGCCGCGGCCGCACGTGGAACGCGCTGCTGGGCGTCCTGGTCATCGTCTCGATCCAGTACGGCCTCCAGCTGGAGTCCATCGCCGAGCCGGTGAAGTACATGATCACCGCCGCGGTCCTGCTGACGACCGTGGTGATCGACTCGATCACCCGCAAGACGCAGAAGACCGCGGGCCGCGCGTAAGCAATCGCGCGACCAGCCGTGCCCGGCACCCATGGCGGTGCCGGGCACCGGTGCGTCATAGGTGGCGTCGATCACGTCATCGGAAAGTCCATCCGGGATGCGCCCGTTCGGGCGACCTGAGACCCCCTGCCCGAGCGCCGCGGGCAACATCGGAACATTAGACTCGACGGGCCCGGCAACAGCTCGATCAGTTCTACCGCAAGGAGGCACGGGTGCCGCTGCTGACCCGCATCAGGGGACCGCGCGATCTGGACCGGCTCAGCCCGGAGGAGCTGGACCAGTTGGCAGAGGAGATCCGCACCTTCCTCGTCGACGCCGTCTCCAAGACCGGCGGCCACCTCGGCCCCAACCTGGGCGTGGTCGAGCTCACGATCGCCCTGCACCGCGTCTTCGAGTCGCCGAAGGACAAGATCCTCTGGGACACGGGTCACCAGTCCTACGTGCACAAGCTCCTCACCGGACGGCAGGACTTCTCCCGGCTGAAGATGAAGGGCGGCCTGTCCGGCTACCCCTCGCAGGCCGAGTCGGAGCACGACGTCATCGAGAACTCGCACGCCTCGACGGTCCTCGGCTGGGCCGACGGCCTCGCCAAGGCCAACGAGCTGCAGGACCGCGACGCCCACGTCGTCGCCGTCATCGGTGACGGCGCCCTCACCGGCGGCATGGCCTGGGAGGCGCTGAACAACATCGCCGACGCCAAGGACCGCCCGCTGGTCATCGTCGTCAACGACAACGAGCGCTCCTACGCGCCGACCATCGGCGGTCTCGCCAACCACCTGGCGACCCTGCGCACCACCGACGGCTACGAGCGCTTCCTCGCCCGCACCAAGGAGGTGCTCCTCGAGCGCACCCCGGTCGTCGGCAAGCCGCTCTACGAGACGCTGCACGGCGCGAAGAAGGGCTTCAAGGACTTCATCGCCCCGCAGGGCATGTTCGAGGACCTCGGCCTGAAGTACGTCGGCCCGATCGACGGCCACGACCTGGAGGCCCTTCAGTCCGCGCTGACCCGCGCCAAGCGGTTCGGCGGCCCGGTGATCGTGCACTGCCTCACCGAGAAGGGCCGCGGCTACCAGCCCGCCCTCCAGGACGAGGCCGACCGCTTCCACGCCGTCGGCAAGATCCACCCCGACACGGGCCTGCCGATCGCCTCCTCCGGCGCCGACTGGACCTCCGTCTTCGGCGACGAGATGGTCGAGCTCGGCAAGGAGCGCGAGGACATCGTCGCCATCACGGCCGCGATGCTCCAGCCCGTCGGTCTCGACAAGTTCGCCAAGACCTTCCCGGACCGCGTCTACGACGTCGGCATCGCCGAGCAGCACGGTGCCGTCTCCGCCGCCGGCCTCGCCACGGGCGGGGTCCATCCCGTCTTCGCCGTGTACGCCACCTTCCTCAACCGCGCCTTCGACCAGGTGCTGATGGACGTGGCCCTGCACAAGTGCGGCGTGACGTTCGTCCTGGACCGGGCCGGCATCACCGGCACCGACGGCGCCTCCCACAACGGCATGTGGGACATGTCGATCCTCCAGGTCGTGCCGGGCCTCAGGCTCGCCGCACCGCGCGACGCCGACCAGGTGCGCGCCCAGCTGCGCGAGGCCGTGTCGGTCGACGACGCGCCGACCGTGGTGCGCTTCTCCAAGGGCGCCGTCGGCCCCGCCGTACCGGCCGTGGGCCGCGTCGGCGGCATGGACGTGCTGCGCGAGCCCGGCACCGGCACCCCCGACGTGCTGCTGGTCTCCGTCGGCGCACTCGCGCCGATGTGCCTGGAGATCGCGAGCCTCCTCGACAAGCAGGGCATCTCCACCACCGTCGTCGACCCGCGCTGGGTCAAGCCCGTCGACGAGGCCATGGCCCCGCTCGCCGAGCGGCACCGCGTGGTCGTCACCGTT includes the following:
- the dxs gene encoding 1-deoxy-D-xylulose-5-phosphate synthase gives rise to the protein MPLLTRIRGPRDLDRLSPEELDQLAEEIRTFLVDAVSKTGGHLGPNLGVVELTIALHRVFESPKDKILWDTGHQSYVHKLLTGRQDFSRLKMKGGLSGYPSQAESEHDVIENSHASTVLGWADGLAKANELQDRDAHVVAVIGDGALTGGMAWEALNNIADAKDRPLVIVVNDNERSYAPTIGGLANHLATLRTTDGYERFLARTKEVLLERTPVVGKPLYETLHGAKKGFKDFIAPQGMFEDLGLKYVGPIDGHDLEALQSALTRAKRFGGPVIVHCLTEKGRGYQPALQDEADRFHAVGKIHPDTGLPIASSGADWTSVFGDEMVELGKEREDIVAITAAMLQPVGLDKFAKTFPDRVYDVGIAEQHGAVSAAGLATGGVHPVFAVYATFLNRAFDQVLMDVALHKCGVTFVLDRAGITGTDGASHNGMWDMSILQVVPGLRLAAPRDADQVRAQLREAVSVDDAPTVVRFSKGAVGPAVPAVGRVGGMDVLREPGTGTPDVLLVSVGALAPMCLEIASLLDKQGISTTVVDPRWVKPVDEAMAPLAERHRVVVTVEDNSRVGGVGSAVSQALRDAGVDVPLRDFGIPPRFLDHASRAEVMAEIGLTAPDIARQVTGLVAKLDGKFDRTAAQVDSVEPARD
- a CDS encoding sugar ABC transporter permease, with the translated sequence MTVEKTSAAPQDAHAVENPEAAAAAVTAVDPRLLVREQGLAGYLGEFRRKMKAGELGSIPVVIGLIAICVIFQSLNSNFLSAQNLSDITVTMVGTGMISVGIVFVLLLGEIDLSVGSVSGAASAIAAVIAVNEGLPEWLAILVAIVAGLAVGALHGFFFAVLGAPAFAVTLAGLLFWLGFMLKILGENGTINLDSDGLIGKLTTYFFADVAAAYGLAAVVVAVFFLTSFLGNRRREAVGVPSRPLSDTIMRTVLLAVVCFAAAYMYNQYKGLPLATVIFLVFLVGTDFLLRRTAYGRKIFALGGSVEASRRAGINVTAVRISVFALSGGFAAIGGLFLASKIASANQSAGTGDLLMNAIAAAVIGGTSLFGGRGRTWNALLGVLVIVSIQYGLQLESIAEPVKYMITAAVLLTTVVIDSITRKTQKTAGRA